Proteins encoded together in one Chitinophagaceae bacterium window:
- a CDS encoding glutamine--tRNA ligase/YqeY domain fusion protein — protein MEEKKEVNNFIDDIIQSDLSSQKVKRVYTRFPPEPNGFLHIGHVKSMCLNFGMAERHKGVCHLRFDDTNPESENADYVEGIKEDVKWLGFEPGERVFYASNYFEKLYEYAVVLIKNEKAYVDDLSAEEFAEKYKGTPTVTGKHSPYRDRSVEYNLDLFDKMKQGAFPEGSKIVRAKIDMSHPNMHMRDPGIYRIKYSYHYNTGNKWCIYPLYDYAHCLSDSLEGITHSLCTLEFEVHRPLYEWFLEALHVHKPQQIEFARLNLNYTVMSKRKLLELVEEKKVDGWDDPRIPTISGLRRRGYTPNALRIFAEKIGIAKRENMIDTALLEWCIREDLNKTALRKMGIIHPLKLIITNYDADVEYLDCINNPEDPSAGRRKVPFSKHIWIEKNDFMLNPPKEFYRLFPGNEVRLKYAYIIKCEDYKTDADGNIQEIYCRYEPLSKSGEDKTGKKVKTAITWVSAAHSIPAEIRLYEKLFTIENLSDIPENKDWKDYLNPKSLEIIHNARLEPSFQNAEAGIHYQLERQGYFILDSKFSSPEKLVFNRTVTLKDEWAKVRLS, from the coding sequence ATGGAAGAGAAAAAAGAAGTGAATAATTTTATTGATGATATTATCCAATCAGACCTATCTTCACAGAAAGTAAAGCGTGTTTATACGCGATTTCCTCCGGAGCCGAATGGTTTTTTACATATAGGTCATGTAAAGTCCATGTGTCTGAACTTTGGTATGGCAGAGAGACATAAAGGAGTATGTCATCTGCGGTTTGATGATACGAATCCGGAATCTGAAAATGCAGATTATGTAGAAGGAATTAAAGAAGATGTAAAGTGGTTGGGCTTTGAGCCGGGAGAAAGGGTCTTTTATGCTTCCAATTATTTTGAGAAACTGTATGAATACGCTGTTGTTCTCATAAAAAATGAGAAAGCATACGTAGATGATTTGAGTGCAGAGGAATTTGCTGAAAAATATAAGGGAACTCCTACGGTTACGGGGAAACATAGCCCTTATAGAGATCGAAGTGTGGAGTATAATCTCGATTTGTTTGACAAAATGAAACAAGGTGCTTTCCCTGAGGGTTCTAAAATTGTAAGGGCAAAGATAGATATGTCACATCCAAATATGCACATGCGGGATCCAGGGATATATCGTATAAAATATTCCTATCACTATAACACGGGTAATAAATGGTGCATCTATCCACTGTATGACTATGCCCATTGTCTATCGGATTCTTTGGAAGGTATTACACATTCTCTTTGTACATTGGAGTTTGAGGTTCATAGACCTCTCTACGAGTGGTTTTTAGAGGCATTGCACGTTCATAAACCCCAACAAATAGAATTTGCCCGACTGAATCTCAACTATACGGTGATGAGTAAAAGAAAACTATTAGAATTAGTAGAGGAAAAAAAAGTAGATGGATGGGATGATCCCCGAATACCCACTATTTCGGGATTAAGAAGAAGAGGTTATACTCCCAATGCTCTTCGTATTTTTGCAGAAAAAATAGGTATTGCTAAAAGAGAAAATATGATAGATACTGCTCTTTTGGAATGGTGCATCAGAGAAGATCTCAATAAAACAGCATTGAGAAAAATGGGAATTATCCATCCTCTCAAACTTATTATCACGAATTACGATGCCGATGTTGAGTATTTGGATTGCATCAATAATCCCGAAGATCCGAGTGCGGGCAGACGAAAAGTGCCTTTCAGTAAACATATATGGATAGAAAAAAACGATTTTATGCTGAATCCTCCGAAGGAATTTTACAGATTATTTCCCGGCAATGAGGTTCGGCTCAAGTATGCTTATATAATAAAATGTGAGGATTATAAAACAGACGCAGATGGAAATATTCAAGAAATATATTGCAGATATGAGCCGTTGAGTAAAAGTGGAGAAGACAAAACGGGGAAAAAAGTGAAAACAGCCATCACTTGGGTATCTGCTGCCCATTCTATTCCCGCAGAAATACGTTTGTATGAAAAGCTTTTTACCATAGAAAATCTATCCGATATTCCCGAGAATAAGGATTGGAAAGATTATCTGAATCCTAAGTCATTAGAAATCATTCATAATGCAAGATTAGAACCCTCTTTTCAAAATGCAGAAGCAGGGATTCATTATCAGTTAGAAAGACAAGGGTATTTTATTTTAGACAGTAAGTTTTCTTCTCCTGAAAAACTTGTCTTTAATAGAACTGTGACGCTCAAAGATGAGTGGGCAAAAGTTCGTCTTTCTTAA